Below is a window of Gossypium hirsutum isolate 1008001.06 chromosome A12, Gossypium_hirsutum_v2.1, whole genome shotgun sequence DNA.
ttaagaaaaaaaaggaagggaattataaaacattttccagcaaaattttcttaatttttttcgaCAGAAGACCACTGGTAAAACTGGAACCTCTGGTAAGAATATGAAGATGATTCACTAAACTGTGCATAacctcaaaaaagaaaaaaaattcccaTGTTACCTCCTCTTAGATGGCGGATCTTTGTTTCGGAATGTACTTTATCTTTGCACCCTTTTCCGGATTTCTTCTGAATTTGCCTCGGGCAGGTCCGGCAGTTGAAGCCTCGAAAGCCCTTGCCTTAACCACCAACTTTTCGGATGAATCAGCTTCAATTTCTGAGCACCCTGGAGGATCAAGGTTCGGGGTGAGAACCAATGTCACGTGTTCGCCTGCAAGAGCTTCCTTCCACCCTATAAAGCCAGTCAGATTGTTTATCAGAGAAAAAAAGTTAATTCGGTAACAACAGAACCGTAGAAATAGAGTTATTAGATAAATCGTTCAAACATCCCGACTTACTCTGAGCAAGAATGGCCTTGGCAGTATGACTGTCGAACTGCAAGCTCTCTGGTTGTACTCTTTCCTTCAACGTTGAAATGAGATCCATGCTTACCACACCATCAATACCATCTGTTGAACAGGACCTTAAACAGGTTTCATTGCAAGAGGTGCGCGCTCCATCTTTCTCAGCAATCACTTGCACTTCAGATTCACTAGCACCATTTTGGACTGGCGATGAGCTTTTGCTTTCATGTCGACTCACTGGCCTCCAAAACTTTATAGTTGATCggtttgtaacaccctgaaaagGATCGAGTTTGCTGGATTTCTCCTGAACATTGTTCTTTGGTATTCGACATTCAGCCAGGCTCCTGTCACATGCTTCAGCTAGATTGTTTCCATCGTGATTGCTATAATTTTCAAGCGTGACAGATATAGAACCAATTAAAAGCTCATGGTTATTATTTTGATTCAGTTGATTTGCTGCTTGTTTCTCCACTCTAATTTTCAAACTCTCCCCTTCATTTGCTGCTTTAGGTTTTTGGCTCCAGATTTTATTACCATTACCGATTGGAGCAAACCTTTCCCTGTTTGTTCCATGCTTGTTAATGCCTCCGCATTTAAATCCATGAGAATTCTGACTAGCATGGAAATCATTAAGGACACCTCGTTGTGAATTAGGCGGAGTCTGCCGTCGAGCAACAACTATATGCCGACGTCCAACTTGTTCCGTTCGTCTTTCAATATTCTGACTAATTCCTGGATCACTATATCCATTGCTAAACCCCGTTTGAATTTCATAATCTACATTCTCTAGAAGCTTGGAAAAAAGATTGGGCTCCACAGATGGGATAATTTGATCTGTGGACATGACGGGATTTTGTCCATCAGAATCAACAGCAGATGGGCTGGATGTTTCGGCAAGAGTGTTAACCTCCAACAGGTCATCCATGTTCGGCTTACTTTCTTCCAACTCCCAGTGTCTTTGTTCCTTTGCTTTCTGCTCTTTCTGCCTAAGCTTCTTCTGTCTCTTTCTCTCAAGAAGCTCGACTTGCCTACAGTGATGTATCAGGAAATAAATCAGTTagcaaaatttcttcaattttgcCTTCTAATAGATGTTGAAGAACTATTTCTGAAGAATCACATGCAAGTCGATAAGCAATAAGCCTAGCCTTAGGACTAGGAGTTAGACCTACCAGTTACCACTGCCAAACTGAATCACATGACGAGGTTGTAATTTGTACCTAGGAACCTAAAAGGCACATGCTTACATTTTTTCTTCTCCAATGTATGTTTCTTTAAAGATGGTTctgcaattttaattttttatccagCTGTGcacttttttttcctaaaaattatAGAGACATTTTATTTCAAGAAATACAAAAACATTTCTTATCAATATCTTCAATTTCCCTTTTCCTCTTTTGTGTTACATCTTTTGGAAGCAAATTATTAGTTATATCACATGGTGGGGTTTGCTCTTAACGCTCACGGAAAAAGAAGAAATTACTCTATTCTTTTCTGATCCGTTTCCTCCTAGACAAAATTATTCAAAGATGGTTCATAGAGAATTAGGGGAAAGATAGGAATGAAAATGGTCCAACCTTAAATTGCAAGTCAAATatcagaattttaaaaaattgttaagaCAGAGAGAATCAGTGATACGCACCTCTTCTGGGCAGCTTCTTCCTCCTCCACCAGTAACTTCTGGCACCTCAAAGCTTCAGCATCTTTATCTGCAAGCCATGCTTTAACCTGAAAgtcaaacaaaatatatatttttataatgaaataatatacaaaagaaaataaaaagttgacaaaGATTCATGCGCTTATCCAACAGTCCTGCTTCGTCCAATTGTTAGGGATTTAGCATAATACTTGCACCATCAAATTACAAATCTATGCATGAAAACTTTTAAGTAAACCAAACCTAGatagaacaaaacaaaaaaatgtacCAATTTCTGTTCCACCAAGAAGCTGGTACAAGCAACCAAATTTTTGGTTTCAAGACCAATCTTTCCTGCTTCACCATCAAAAATGTATTTTTGCATTGACACAGCTGCGCCACAAAGAAAAGTCCTTTCACTTGCATCATCAAGGATGCTAAATAGTTCCTGTGAAGATATTGGAAATATTGAAGGTCTAGCTTGCACAAGGTCCTGAAAAGAATTAGGACATGAAATCCATCAGATAAGAAAGTATTAGCATCTTTCAGATCTAAAAACAACACTTGATGAACAAGAGAATACATCCCTTACCAGAAGAGCAGAACCTGCCCTCAAGCAAACTTGTGGCAAAGCAGAAAACCCCTGCCTCTTTACATGTGTAGTCAATGATTTTAAAACTGAAGATCCTGGAACTCCCTAGAAAGTATAGTTAGCAAGGAAGCAATTGTTTAGAAGGCAGAAACTAGAACAATTGAAAACAATGATCCAAGTGATATGTGCATGTTTATCCCAGCGAGAAATAACCATTTGGAACAAGATAATGTTAACAAGTTAAATATCAACGATGTGTAAACCAGATCCAGATGTCACTTGAATATTACTAAATGACGTATCAAGAATTAAACAGATGAGAAAATATAAACAATTACCTCCAGTAAGACATCCTTGAATGATATGACTTCCTTTGCCTCATCCTCTGATAGCTGGAAATAATATAAATGAGAAAGAatagaaaagagaaaaaggaaaacctAAAATGTAAAACATAAAAAAGAGGAAGAGGGGCAGTTGAGATATACCTTGTCCCAGAATGCTGCTAATAGATCCCTATTTTTAGCAGAATCCTACGATATGCATAACAACATTTTTTAGAAGAGTCCCAAGAGATGtgggaaaagtaaaaaaaaattagaagtagCTAAGGAAAAGACAAATCTATTTTCCAAGAGGCTAGGTTCTTGAAGCAgcagaagaaaaacaaattccaGGAGGAACTCTTTAAAAAATCAACTTAATAGAGTAATGATGTTTCGAAGGAATTGAAAACCTTATCAAGTTTTTTCAATCTATGGTGCACACGTATATGCCTTCTATAGTTAATGGGTGAACAAAATTCTCGTGAACACTTATCACACTTCTGCGTCTGCACCTTCAGAGGAGAGAGTAATGGCCAGCCAGGGATATCTGTAATAGATGTAGGCAAGAAAATAGAGAAATAATGTATCATTATAAAGTATTTTCCAGGACAATGATTTAACCCATCGAATAATTTAGAAGTACCTTGCTGGTCTAAGGCATGGAGTAATTGAATCCATTGAACCGGGCTGTCACCAGTTCTTGAGAAAGGAAGGAAAGGTTCTTTTCCAATAGCTTGTCTGATGAAGGTGTCCAAAGAATCATTTAGATCCTCTGATTTCATTAAATTTGCAGAATTGGCTGCCTTGAGTTTTGCAACTGGCATTTACGCATACAAACAAAGCACAACCACTACTAACTCAGACGTGTCACTGCAAAAGGAAGAAAGACAAACTAAGATCCTAAAAGAAGCTTAAATTGCATGACTTATCCATTATCAAATCACAGTACTTTGACAATGATTCAGGAAAGAATGCTTCCAAGCAATCTATCTAATAGCCATTCTGCATGCAAGTCAGTTTAACTAATCTGGAACACTGGATAATGTTTAAAACTGATGTGCTACCCCCCCCCCAACCGGCCACCTAGATAATGGTAAGCATCTAAACATCAACATAAAATCATGTGCCTCTACTGGAATCTAAGTGTGCACATTCTAATGATGCAACCAAACATCTTGAAGAATGAACAAAATAGCGCCAGACATCTGCCTAATCATCAAAATAACAAGTCAAGAGGCATGATCTGCAACCATTATCCCATCTAAAATACTCAATATACATGTATGTCCTGCATGCCATTGGGTAAAGCTAGACAACAATGTAACAACTTTATCATCATGCTTACTATTTCTAAAATGACAGACAACGCAAAGATCAAACATAGGATGCATCTAGAGAACAATAAGGTCTAAGGACTATCTGATTGTAACATCCAAGCGCGAAACCAAGCACCATAGCCATCATAATATATGCCACCAAGGTCACCAATGGAACTGACTACTCATCCAATAGCAATACATTTCTCATCAAAACAACTAAATAGTTAACCTAGAAATTAACATCAAAATCCATATGCTGGTAGCTatgtaaattttaattacaagaaaagattaaccaaatcaaaattcaataacaaTGAGAATCAAAGATCGCAGAAGAGTAGAGTCCTATCAACAGTATTAATCTACCTATACCAAAAGTTAAAAATCTAAGTAGCCTTCCAAACCTTCATTtctccaaaaaataattttttttctagaacttTCTTCTCCTGAGCCACAATATAACCATTGAACTTATTTTCCGCCATTTTCCATTCTTCACCCAGTAAAATTCAAAATCTGACTTTCAAGTTCCATTTTCTTTTACAGATTCCACAATGGAACAATCAAATtccacataaaaataataaacaactaAAACGAATTAAACAAAAAAAGCATGGTTAGGTCTTCCATTCATGTGATCTACAATAATCAATGcatgttatttaatttaaaataagaaaaaacatACATAAAGAAGTAAAGTGATCAATTAACGTACCAGTGAAAGAGTGAGAAGGAGAAACAAAAGAGAGATCGGTTAGAGGAGAGACAGAATCTTAAAACGATCGCAAGGATTTAAAGTCGAAGGATAGAGGATTGGCGAATGTTTGGCGGGAGAGAAAATCACCGAGAAAATAAAAAGTGATCGACCGAGAAAATTGTTGCGGAGGAAAAAGATGAGTTTCAAGGCAGCAAAATtgtaagagagaaaaaaaaaacatataaaggTGGGAACCGGAACCCTTTTCAACAGTGCggtaaatttatgaaaaaagaaaGGTAAAACATATAGAGAGGAAAACATAGTTATAGAAAGTAAAAAATATAGAGGTGACGTGGGACATTTTGGTGGCAAAGCGATGGTTGAGGGACGTGAACCTAAGAAATAAGGTCCCAGCCAAATCTacaatttgaaaattatttatttttacttgacTAAACTTCATccaaataataatgataatagtaataataattaataaataacacCCCCTCTGCAATCCAATAATTCCCCAActtaattactttattatttctaaaaaaaaagtagttttaaCACAATTTTGTTATTgcttattaaataatttattattatgtgaATTGGCTTAAAAGTAAATCTCAAATAAATGTACGTGTTTATATAAATATGgtcacttttaaatttttatatatttaaaaattatactgTATATCTATATTATATATCCAACAtagatttcaaattaaaaatatataaaatatttaagcaaagtaatttataattactaaaatttttattttacgtttATGCATATGAAAactatgtatttaaaaaaaaagagacgtgtttaaaaataatatatagtaaataataaaatatattatttaaaattaattaatgataataacatataaaatatatataatattaaaattcaaataaagttgtgatttaatgataaatttaagattttattaatGCATTTAGAGTATATTCAAATTCAACTACGTGCAAATGTATTTGGTTCTTACATAAAAGTCTAATAAATATATTTGGGACAAATATTAAAACTATACTTAAACTTTAATCTAATTTGTAATGTCGTACATAATCTTTGATTTTGTGCAACTttagatatgaaattttaatttgatttagttttcaaaatttactAACAACGTTATCAAATTATCACTATTTTTCATTAATACATTACCTCTACAAACTATTATattgatttaatatgaaaataaatgtacgTATTCATTTATTGAAATGTGTACAATtgagtcaaaatcaaatttttatatatacatatgaaatacaattcaaaattcatgtatataattaaacactaaatcaaaattcatgtcaAAGTACACATTAaaacaaaattcatatataaatttaatatttatccatTACATTTTTATGTAACTTTCCTATATGTCATAATTTAATCCATCATAAATCTTTTATGTTGATTTTGTTACCATTTTTATTTGTGAGATTTTAAAGAATCTAATAACCAATATTGGCTTCAACCACTAACCTTATCCCGGTAACATTTACGTGATCTCAAGTGTCTTCTGCTCATTATAGAACATTTTTAACTCCATCATAACAAGGGTAAAACTAccacaaaaattcattttatcattttattctttctattaaaaaattgtataaattaatttctatacattaaatcaaaaaataaattaatttcatcaatttttactgttaaaaattaatatttgtatatCAACATAAAATCCACATAGAGTTATATATCATTATTTAGTTATTTAATCAACCACAACAATTTAGAACAGtacaaatgaataaattttttaataaaaataaccaatttgatttgatttaaagtACATAAACtattttacctttaaaaaaaaaggataaaatacaaattaactcctaatacaagggtttctatggtacttttaccacaTAATAAGCATTTTCATCCCAGTCCTCGAAAAAACACTGAGACATTTTTATAAAGAATAATAAGATGAAGTGAAATTTTTGTTCAGCTAATATTCTTTAAAGAATAATAAGTGAAACTTTTTTATTCATAGATGCAGCTGTAATCCCTTGAGCTATACATGAGAGTATGAATAagctatatatttttaatcatatcAGGTGGCCAGATACGATCGTTGTGACTCGTAAAcgagataaaagcatcaatattgTTGTTGCCACTCTTGAATTGCTTGAAGAAGAGCATAATTAGGGACCAGATTGCAGTGTTCAAGTTTAAGATTTGTCATGGGTGATCTGTCATGGCCACTGTCCAACCATCCTCTAATAGCATTGGCTTCGTATGTGAAACCGTCAGCCGCTATGAGTGGATCTTTCAtcacctcctgcaaatttaaaagACAACCACCACGGTAACAAGAAATGGAAACTACATGACCATTAAAATCACTGAAAGAAACCGACAT
It encodes the following:
- the LOC107947311 gene encoding uncharacterized protein, which translates into the protein MPVAKLKAANSANLMKSEDLNDSLDTFIRQAIGKEPFLPFSRTGDSPVQWIQLLHALDQQDIPGWPLLSPLKVQTQKCDKCSREFCSPINYRRHIRVHHRLKKLDKDSAKNRDLLAAFWDKLSEDEAKEVISFKDVLLEGVPGSSVLKSLTTHVKRQGFSALPQVCLRAGSALLDLVQARPSIFPISSQELFSILDDASERTFLCGAAVSMQKYIFDGEAGKIGLETKNLVACTSFLVEQKLVKAWLADKDAEALRCQKLLVEEEEAAQKRQVELLERKRQKKLRQKEQKAKEQRHWELEESKPNMDDLLEVNTLAETSSPSAVDSDGQNPVMSTDQIIPSVEPNLFSKLLENVDYEIQTGFSNGYSDPGISQNIERRTEQVGRRHIVVARRQTPPNSQRGVLNDFHASQNSHGFKCGGINKHGTNRERFAPIGNGNKIWSQKPKAANEGESLKIRVEKQAANQLNQNNNHELLIGSISVTLENYSNHDGNNLAEACDRSLAECRIPKNNVQEKSSKLDPFQGVTNRSTIKFWRPVSRHESKSSSPVQNGASESEVQVIAEKDGARTSCNETCLRSCSTDGIDGVVSMDLISTLKERVQPESLQFDSHTAKAILAQRWKEALAGEHVTLVLTPNLDPPGCSEIEADSSEKLVVKARAFEASTAGPARGKFRRNPEKGAKIKYIPKQRSAI